The window GTCTACGTCGACGGCATCGAGATCGCGAATCCGGTGTACCTCGGCTCGCTCGATCCCGCGACTATCGAGCGCATCGAGGTCATCCGCGGGCCGCAGGGCGCGGCGCTCTTCGGCTCCGATGCGATTGGCGGCGTGATTCAGATCGTCACCCGCAAGGGAACGCCGGGCGCCGCACCCGAGCTGACGCTGGACAGTCGCAGCGCGGGCGGCTGGGTTGAGTCCGTGGCCGGCACGCGCGGTGGCTGGCTGCTCGACCAGGCGCTGAGCGCTTCACTGGCCGCGCCCCGCCTGGGCATGGCCGCCGGCGGCTCGCTACTCCGCATGGGCCAGCGCGCGGAAGGCGGCGGCGAGCGGCGTGCGGCCTTTGCCGGGATGCGGCTGGCCGGCGGGCCGGTGGCCGCAGAGCTCTCGGTCCGGGGGAGCATCTACGCCTGGGAGTCTCCCGTGAACGCGGTGCTGCGCGCCAACGGGCTGCGTCCGCTCTCGCCGGCGCTCGAGCAGCCGCAGGAGGTGCGGGAGCAGATCTTCGGGTTGACGCTCCAGCATTCGGTCGGCAATCGCTGGTTCCATAGTCTCACGCTCGGCCGGGATCAGAGTCAGTTGCGGGTCGCGGCCGAGCGCCAGCCCCAGCTCTCCCCGGCCGATTCGCTCCTCGCCACGAGCAGCGGCGAGATAAGCCGCACATCGGCCCGCTACGCCGGCCGCCTGCGCCTCGCCGACGGCCCCGCGCTGGCGGCAGCCATCACCCTGGGCGGCGATGTGGGAGAGCTGCGCCACACGACCGGCGAGGCGCGGGAGCGCCGCGCTACCCTGCGGCAGGACGGCGGCGTTTTCTCCCAGCTCGAGATGGGGCTCGAGGACGCGCTTTTCCTGACGGCCGGCGTCCGTGCGGAGCACGCCGGCACCTTCGGCGAGGCCTTCGGCGAAGTGGCCTGGCTGCCGCAGGTCGGCGCCGCCTGGGTGGCCGAGCTGGGCCCGCTCAGCGCCAGGGCGCGCGCCGCCTACGGCCGGGCGATCCGGCCGCCGCCAGCCGATGCGGCCGTGGCGCTCAAGCGGCCGGGCTTCGAGCAGCAGCCCAACCCCGAGCTGGCGCCCGAGTCGCAGAGCGGCGCCGAGGCCGGCGTCGACCTGAGCCTGGGCGCGCGGGCCTCGCTCCAGCTCACCCGCTACGACCAGCGGGTCGAGGGGCTGATCCAGGGGGTGCTGCTGCCCCGCTCGCATACCACCGCCTTCATGCAGCAGAACATCGGGGTGATCGCCAACCGCGGCTGGGAGGTGCAGGGCTCGCTGGCCGTGCCGCCCTTCTTCCTGACCAGCACCTACGCCAGCATCGACAGCCGGGTCGTACGCATCGCGCCGGGCTACCGGGGAGAGCTGCGCGAGGGCGACCGGATCCCCGAGGTGCCTGCCGACGCCGGTTCCGCCACTCTCACCTTCGCGGCCGGCGGCAGCACAGGCTCGGTCACCGCCTGGCGCATTGGCAACTGGATCAACTACGACTGGCTCGCGCTCTATCGCGCGCACCTGCGCCACGAGAAGCTGCTCAAGCCGCCCCGGTCCTATCGCATCGTCTATCCGCCGCTCATCCGCTACGACCTGGCGCTGACCCAGGAGCTCGGCCGCTCGGTCGCGCTCCTGGCCAAGATCGAGAACCTGGCCGATTCGCGGCGCGGCGGGCGAGACAACCTGCAGCCGGGAAGTGGCCGCATCGTCTCCCTGGGGCTGCGGCTGGTCCGCTGAGCGGGAGGCGGGGTCCATGCACGAACTGCAAAAGGCCATCGACTCGGCGTTCGAACGCCGCCACCAGCTCTCGCCGGCGAGCGTGGACCGCGCCACCAGCGATGCCGTGCTCGCAGCCGTGGACCTGCTGGACCGGGGCGCGGCCCGCGTGGCCGAGAAGCGGGAAGGCGAGTGGACCGTCAATCAGTGGCTCAAGAAGGCAGTGCTGCTCTGGTTCCGCATTGCCCAGGATCGCGTCAGTGATGCAGGCTACACCCGCTTCTACGACCGCATCCCCCTCAAGTACGCCGGCCATGGGGAGGAGGAATTCCGCGCCCAGGGCGCGCGCGTCGTGCCGCACGCGCTGGTGCGCCGCGGGGCCTACGTGGCGCCCGACGTCGTGCTGATGCCCAGCTACGTCAACACCGGCGCCTACGTGGACAGCGGGACGATGGTGGACACCTGGGCCACGGTGGGCTCGTGCGCCCAGATCGGCAGGAACGTGCATGTCTCCGGCGGCGCGGGGATCGGCGGTGTGCTCGAGCCCGTGCAAGCCCGACCGACCATCATCGAGGACGAATGCTTCATCGGCGCGCGCTCCGAGATCGTGGAGGGCGTGATCGTCGAGCGGGGCGCCGTAATCTCGATGGGCGTCTTCATCGGGCAGAGCACCCGCATTTATGACCGGGCGACGGGCGAGATCACGTTCGGCCGCGTGCCCGCCGGCGCCGTGGTGGTGCCCGGCAGCCTGCCCGCCGCAGAGAGCGGGTGGCGCCGCCTGGTGAGAGGCCCGAGCCACAGCCTCTACTGCGCCGTGATCGTCAAGCGGGTGGACGAGCAGACGCGCACGCGCGTGGGCGTCAACGAGCTGCTGCGCGGGATCTGGGCGGACGAGCGCTGAGGAGCGATGACAGCAGCTCGCAGCACGCGGGTTGGGTCTGCGTTAGAATCTGAGCACCATTTGGCCCGGGACCTGCCGCGACCCGCACCAGGGAGCCAGTGCTCCGGTTGGCGTGTTCAGAGACGGTCCTTGTCGGCCGACTTGGCTGCAGGGGCCTTGGCGAGAAGAGCCAGGTACCTGTCCCTACTTGGAGCCCGAGCCGCGCGTCTCGCGAAATATTCGGCAGTTGCCAGGGCCGAGATCTTCTCGGCGACCGCCAGCATGACGAACTGGTTGGTCGAGACATTGTCCCGGGCCGCCCACTCCTTTACGGCGGCATGCAATGAATCCGGCAGGCGAAGGCTGAGCTGGCT is drawn from Gemmatimonadota bacterium and contains these coding sequences:
- a CDS encoding toxin-antitoxin system HicB family antitoxin; protein product: MSQLSLRLPDSLHAAVKEWAARDNVSTNQFVMLAVAEKISALATAEYFARRAARAPSRDRYLALLAKAPAAKSADKDRL
- a CDS encoding TonB-dependent receptor: RAQIRRLDELFRGAVPGMVAWNLGASPVLRFGSIRGATSLALNAPKVYVDGIEIANPVYLGSLDPATIERIEVIRGPQGAALFGSDAIGGVIQIVTRKGTPGAAPELTLDSRSAGGWVESVAGTRGGWLLDQALSASLAAPRLGMAAGGSLLRMGQRAEGGGERRAAFAGMRLAGGPVAAELSVRGSIYAWESPVNAVLRANGLRPLSPALEQPQEVREQIFGLTLQHSVGNRWFHSLTLGRDQSQLRVAAERQPQLSPADSLLATSSGEISRTSARYAGRLRLADGPALAAAITLGGDVGELRHTTGEARERRATLRQDGGVFSQLEMGLEDALFLTAGVRAEHAGTFGEAFGEVAWLPQVGAAWVAELGPLSARARAAYGRAIRPPPADAAVALKRPGFEQQPNPELAPESQSGAEAGVDLSLGARASLQLTRYDQRVEGLIQGVLLPRSHTTAFMQQNIGVIANRGWEVQGSLAVPPFFLTSTYASIDSRVVRIAPGYRGELREGDRIPEVPADAGSATLTFAAGGSTGSVTAWRIGNWINYDWLALYRAHLRHEKLLKPPRSYRIVYPPLIRYDLALTQELGRSVALLAKIENLADSRRGGRDNLQPGSGRIVSLGLRLVR
- the dapD gene encoding 2,3,4,5-tetrahydropyridine-2,6-dicarboxylate N-succinyltransferase — encoded protein: MHELQKAIDSAFERRHQLSPASVDRATSDAVLAAVDLLDRGAARVAEKREGEWTVNQWLKKAVLLWFRIAQDRVSDAGYTRFYDRIPLKYAGHGEEEFRAQGARVVPHALVRRGAYVAPDVVLMPSYVNTGAYVDSGTMVDTWATVGSCAQIGRNVHVSGGAGIGGVLEPVQARPTIIEDECFIGARSEIVEGVIVERGAVISMGVFIGQSTRIYDRATGEITFGRVPAGAVVVPGSLPAAESGWRRLVRGPSHSLYCAVIVKRVDEQTRTRVGVNELLRGIWADER